In the genome of Deltaproteobacteria bacterium CG2_30_66_27, the window CGAGGCGGCGGTTGACCTTGGACACCATCCGGTCGATCGTCGCCCGGAGAGACTCCTCCGACAGGAAGGAGCCTTCGTGACGGGCCAACAGCCCGCCCCGCTCCACGTAGATCGACTCGAATCCGTTCACCATGATTTCGGAGACGGCGGGATCGGAGAGCAGGGGAGTGATCGGGCCGAAGGCGAAGATCTCGTCGAGGATCTCCCGCCGCAAGGCGTCCCGTTCCGCGTCCCCGAGCGACAGTCCGCACATCTCCGCCTGCAGGAACTCCGCGGCGCGGTCCCGCCAGCGGCCGACGTCCTCCGAAAACGGCAGGCCCGTCTTCCTTGCGTCGAGGCGCGACAGCACCGCCTGGTGCAGTGTCCGTCGGATGTCACCGTTCATATCGATACCTCCTCATTCGTGGTCGTCAATCCATCAGCCGGAAGCGGAGGCGCTCCCTCTCTTTCTCCGCTTTCCGGTCCCACTCCGCGGCTTCGGCGGCGGCGTCCCCGGACACCACGACCGGGGTGATGAAGATCGCGAGCTCCGTGCGGTTTTCGCGGAAGCTGCGCGACTTGAACAGTTCGCCGATCACGGGGATCTGCCCCAGCAGCGGGACCTTGGCGATATCCTTCGCCATCTCGCTCTTCACCAGGCCCGACAGCATTACCGTTTCTCCCGGCGACGTGGAGAAGAGGCTGGATACGCGCCGGGTGAGAAATCCCGGGACCTCGGACGTTCCGCTTCCGTGGTCCACCGCGCTCACCTCCGCGTTCACCTGCGTGCGGATCTTTCCCCCCTCCGCCATGGTGGGGCGGATCTTCAGGATGATGCCGTACGTCTTCCACTTCACGGTCCGGGTCTCCGGCGTGATGATCACGATCGGGATCTCCCCCCCCGCGAGGAACTGCGCCTCCCCGCCGCTCTCGCACGCGAGGCGTGGATTGGAGAGGATCCTCGCCTTTCCGTTCGCCATGAGGAGGTTCAGTCGCGCCTCGAAGTCCGTGCCCACTTCGATCGTCCTCCCGGTCCTTGTCTCCACGGCGAACGTTCCCTTTGCCGAAAGCGAATCCGGCCAGCGGATGCCCAGTTGCGCCGTCTCTCCCCTGCCGATCTCGATGATCTTCAGGTCGTAGAGAAGGAGGGTTTTCTTCTCCTCGGGCAGGGAGAGCCGGAGGTGGACCCCGGGGTGGGCGCGGGCGTACGCCTCGAGCACGGTTTTATCCTGCGACGTCGTCACGGGACCGCTGAGGATCACCGACCCGCCCGCCTCGACGACGGTGACGCCGGGGAACGCGCCCGCGAACGCCCGGGCGTCCTCGGAGATCGATCCCTTTCCGGATCGGACTTCGACGTGCCACACCGTCCTCGCGCTCTTTTCCCACAGGACAAGGTCGGTTTCCCCCTCTTTTTTCCCGACCACGAGGATCCCCCCGCCGTGGGAAAGGGGCTGGGCCTCGACGATCTCGGGGTTTCCGACGGAAAGGCGCGACACGCCGGGTCGTTCGAGGATCTGCTGGAACCCGGGGCGGATCCGGATCGTCTCGGAGGCCATGGATGCGGCGCCGGACGCGAAGGCCAGGAACAGCGAGAGGGCGACGACGGCGAGACGCTGCACCGGCATGGCACGGGGAAGAAGGCGTCTCATTCGGATTCCCCCTTCGCGGCGAGGACCGTCGAAACCTTCACCCCGCCTTTCCAGATCTCCACGGCGCGGAACGCCACCCGTTTTGCAGGGGGGCCGGGGGCGACCGTGTTGTCGTCGGGGTTGCGCAGGAACCAGTGCACTTTTCCGGAGGCCCGTGCGATCCGGTTCCCTTCCACCGGGGTGACCATCAGGGTCACGGTGGCCGTATCCTCCGGGTCGGAAGGGTGCGCGAGGCGGTTGTGATCCCGGTCCACGGCGATCACGGGGATGTCATGAACCCAGTCGGCGGAATTCGCCCCGGAACGTTCGACGAGCAGGTCCACCCGGTCCCCCGGGTGCACCAGGCCGGCGAACGACGATGTCGCGTCCACCCCGAGCGTCATCGCCCTCCGGCCCGGAAGGACGGTCCTCGAGAAGGCGTCCGTGTCGTACGGTTCCTCGACGTCGGTCCACAATACCGGTTCTCCTGGATCGATCGCCGTCTTGGCGCGCGCCCCCACCAGCAGCTCGAAGTCGGAGGCGGGCACGTTGCGTTGCCCCGTTCCCGCGGAGGGGACCGCCTTTTTCGCGAGGTTTTCCACGCGGAACGTCTCTCCGCCGTGGATGGGCACCGAGGCGACGACCACCTCGACCGGATTCGCCTGCCGGCGGATGTCCTTTTCCACGGTCGCCACCCTGCGCCCGGCGGCGGCCAGGGCGAAGCCGCACAGGAGGAGACCCGCGAGGAGGGGGAGCAGCGTCCGGACCTTACCGGCCCACGGCGCGGAAGAGAAGGAACGTGCCTTCCGCTTCATCGAGGCAAACAAGGGTGGTCTCCTTTCCACGCGTGATTCGAAGCACGCGCGTTGCTCCAGGATCCTTCCCGTCGGATACGGATCTCCAGCCGGAGGAGAGCAGGCGGAAACGGGTGGAAGACCCGGGGCCGGACAGCTTTCCGAGAACGAGGTCGACCGGTGATCCTTCCCCCTCCATCCGGAGGGTGTGCTCCGCGGTCCATCCCGCGGGGATCCGGGGTGCGTCGAGCGACCGTGACCGGGAATCGATCAGCCGTCCGGAAAACAACGGGTGCGATGGACCCGTTTCCTCGGGCGGGGTGAATCCGTCGGGGAGGCGGACGCCCAGCCTGCCGAGTTCCCTCGCCAGAAGAGAGCCTTCGTCCAGCGACGATTCGTCCGGGACGAACGATCTGCCGTCGATGACGACGCGGCGGGTCGAGGAGATCCCCTTCCTGCGGGCGCTGCCGCTTCCCGTGAGGCAAAGCGACACGAACAGCGCCGCCGCGGCGGCGAGCCCGGCGAGAATCTTCCGGTTCATCGGAGCACCCCCGTCAACAGGATCCCTTTTACGGTCCGTCGGACCGTCGCGCCGGAGGGTGTATCCCTCCCCCAGCAATCGACGGCGCCTTCCGCCTCTCGACGGAACGCGTGGGACGGCGGATCGAGGAACGCTCCCACGGGCTCCTTTCCGAGGGAGACGTCCGCGGCCGCGACCGTCCTGCCCGCCAAACCGCGGAACAGCGGCACTTCTCCGGTCAGGGGATCGTTGCGCGCCTCGATGCGCGCGGCCTTGTCCCCGGGAAGGATCGTTCCGGAAAGTCGGCGCTCGATCCCCGGCAGGCGCCTTCCGGACCGCAGCATCTGTGCGTGCGCGGCGCTCTCCGCGGCAGAGAAGAGCGACAGGTTGCGGTAGAACCAGTACCCGCCGCCGAGAAGGATCAGGAGCAGGGGAAGCGCCAGCACCGTCTCGACGAGCGCTTGCCCACGGGGCGACGTACGGCGGTTTTTCATTTCTTCCCCTCCCGTTCGGCCAGTCTCGATCTCCACGTCATCTCCGCCGATCCTCCTCCGTACGGTTGCGCCGTCGCCTCTTCGAAGACACGCCGCTTCCCCTGTTCGTCGAGGATCGGGATGGGGAGGGCGGGAACCGTGTGGATCCCCTCGAACCGGACGAACTGGCGCTTCGGGAAATCCTCTTCGGGTTCGAGCATCCGGATCGGTCCCTTGTCCGTTCCGACGATCGTGCGAATCGCCGCGTCGAGGAGAAAGATCACCGTCGCCGCGGCGCTCTTGAGGATCCGGCTCCTCTTCAACCAGTTCAACGCGGCGCTGATGGGCGCGATGGCGTCCGTGAGGTAGACCGGCGCGCCGGGCGCCACGTGGAGCTCGAGCGTGTTCTTTCCGTCGTGGGCGCCGGCGGGATTCAGGGGGAAAAGGATCCCGGGAACGTTCCGCTCCTTCGACAAGGCCGCGACTTCCGCGAGGACCAGGTACGGCGCTGCCTTCCGGATCTTCCCGGACCAGGAGACGAGCAGGTGCGCCGTGTCCCAGTAGCCGGCGATGAGTCTTCGGGCTTCCCTGGTGTACAGCGCGAACGCCGGGACGCCGTACCCGAAGGCCGCGGCCACGGCCAGCGCCGCCCACACCACGCACGTATACCGTATGACGCGGAAACATTGGATCGCCCCGTCGTTCAGCGCGGCGATCAGGTTCAGGCACCGCGCCTCCCAGGTGGCGGCCGACAGGGCGATCGCGTCGACCGAATCCGCCGTGGTCACCCGCGCGACCGCGATGTGGTGCAGACGGATCGAGGCGAAGACCACCACGAGGAGGGTAACGGCGACGACCAGGAAGAGGACCGCCGCCTGCCCGCGGTTTCCTGCGCGCAGCTGCACCGCCTGCCGCGAGAAATATCCGATCATGGTCACTCCACCGTCACCCAGCGGGTCGATTGCAGCATCAGGTAATAGTGACCCCCGAGGCGGAGCTTCTTTCCCGGGGAAAGGGTGAACAGGATCCGGTCGATCCAGGGGACGATCAGTTCGACGCCGTGGGTCAGGCGGACGCAGAGCGCCTCGCCGGCGTCCGCGCGGTCGGCCCCCCGTTCGCCGTCCTTCGTGACGTCGAGTGCGGTCATCGCGGCCGACCCGAGCGATCCCCCGGGCCGGTTCCGGCACACCTGGAACGCCTCGAGGAAAGCCGCCTCGCGGGCCTTGCGGAAGTCTCCCCTGGCGACGCGGGCGAATTTCCGGGCGGCGAGGTGCGCCGCCGTGTCGACGGCGCTCTTCCCCGCCCAGAGAAGGGACAGCTGAACGATCGCCAGCATCAGGAGGAGGAGAGGGACCCCCGCGAAGAGGAATTCGATCATCGCCGCCCCCCGCTCACTTCGAGCCGGCATAGGTGGAAAGGTTCTTCTGGTTGGCTTCCTTTCCGGCTTCGCTCGCGAGCGATTTGACGGTCCCGGTCGTGCTCCCAGACATCGCCTTGACGATCGTGTGGAACTGGTTCCGAAGCTGGTTGCCGAAGATGTTGACGATCCCGATCCCGGCGATGGCGACGAGCGCCACGATGATGATGTACTCCGTGAGCCCCTGCCCCCTGCGGTTCCTTCCGGTTCCCTTTCCCATCTTCCCACCTCCTGCGGTGAATTTGGATGAGGGGGGAGGAGCAAGGGGCGTACCCGGTCGCGGCATGAGTCGGGCCCCTGAATCGCGCGTCGGAACGAAGGGTTACGGGGAGGAGAGGTTCGGGGAAGGGATTGTGGGGCGAAAACGGTCCAGGTTTCGAACGCCGCGTCCGTTTACCGGTCGAACTCCGCGGTGCGGATCCCGTACTTCTTCAACTTCTCGAACAGGGTCGACTTGGCGATCCCGAGTTCACGCGCCGTCTTCGTCTTGTTCCCCATCTGGCGGGCGAGTTCGCCGAGGATGTTCGTCCGCTCCGCCCGCTCCCAGCGCGAGAGCCCGGATGGGGTTTCCGTTTCCGCCCCCGGCTTCGCCGCCTGGCGCAGGAAGGAGAAATCCGGTCCGGTCAGTTCCGCGCTTTCCGCCATCACCACGGCCCGCTGGACCGCGTTCCGCAGCTCGCGCACGTTCCCGGGCCAGTCGTGGGAGATCAGGGCGTCCAGTGCGGCGGGGGAGAGTCCGGGGACGGTCCCCGAGGTGTGATCCCCCATTTCGGAAAGGAAGTGGCGGGCGATCGGGGCCACGTCCTCCCGCCGGTCCCTCAGGGGAGGGATCGAAATCGTGATGGCGCCGATGCGGAAATAGAGATCTTCCCGGAACGTCTTGCGGGCGATCTCCTCCCGGAGGTTCCGGTTCGTGGCGGCGAGGATCCGCACGTCGGCCAGCAGCAGGTCGTTCCCCCCGACCCGCTTGACCTCTTTCTGCTCGAGGGATCGTAAAAGTTTTGGTTGAAGGGAAAACGGCAACTCCCCGATTTCATCCAGGAAAATCGTGCCGCTGTTGGCGAGTTCGAACGCCCCCTTCCGCTGCGCGGTGGCCCCGGTGAACGCCCCCTTCTCGTGTCCGAACAGCTCGCTTTCGATGAGTTCGGGCGAGATCGCCCCGCAGTTGACGACGATGAACGGGCGCTCCCGGCGCGCCGAGGCGTCGTGGATCCCCCGGGCGACCAGTTCCTTGCCGCTCCCCGTTTCCCCCTCGATCAGGACCGGCACGTCCGATGCGGCGACGCGGCGGATCGTCGCGACCAGTTTCCGTACCTGGGAGGATCCGCCGATCAGGCCGAACGGCGCTTCGCCGGTGGCCGTGGGCGCCCCTGTCCGCGTCGGGGCGCGAAGCGGTCCCGCGGCGGAGGGACCGGCGATGGCGCGCCTCGTCCCCGGGGGGACCGTCGGCTCCTCGCCCGCGGGGAACCCGGAAACGGGGCGATGGAAGTGGATCCGGAACGGGCCCACCTGGAACATCCTGCCGTCTTCCAGGGCAAGCCGGGTGACCCGCTTGCCGTCGGCGTGCGTGCCGTTCCGGCTGCGAAGGTCCGCGAGGAAATATTGC includes:
- a CDS encoding Flp pilus assembly protein CpaB; this encodes MKRKARSFSSAPWAGKVRTLLPLLAGLLLCGFALAAAGRRVATVEKDIRRQANPVEVVVASVPIHGGETFRVENLAKKAVPSAGTGQRNVPASDFELLVGARAKTAIDPGEPVLWTDVEEPYDTDAFSRTVLPGRRAMTLGVDATSSFAGLVHPGDRVDLLVERSGANSADWVHDIPVIAVDRDHNRLAHPSDPEDTATVTLMVTPVEGNRIARASGKVHWFLRNPDDNTVAPGPPAKRVAFRAVEIWKGGVKVSTVLAAKGESE